A segment of the Microvirgula aerodenitrificans DSM 15089 genome:
CCTTCGCCAGCCATTACACCGGCTTCCTGCAGCTCACGACCGGCTTTCGCGCCCCGCCGTTCGACGATGCGAACACCGCTTTCACCAATACCGCGCATGGCTACACCATCCTCAGCAATCCGGCACTGCAATCGGAAAAAAGCCGGGGAGCCGAACTGGGGCTGAAAGGCGCATGGCCGTCCTTCGATTTCGGCCTGACCGCCTTCCATACCCGCCACAGCGGCTTCATCGATTCGGTCTTCCTGCACGAGGACCACAACCGGGTCCAGTTCTACCAGTATCGCAACCTGTCGCGGGTCGACATCAGCGGCGCCGAAGCCCGCATGGCATGGCGCTTTGCCCCGGGCTGGCGGCTGGTCACCACGCTGGCCCATGCACAGGGCGAGGACCGGGACAGCAAGCGGCCCATCGACACGGTGGCACCGACCACCGCCATCACCGGGCTGCGTTACGGCAACGACACGTATGGCGCCGAGGGCTTTGTCCGGGCCGTCGCACGCCAGGGCCGGGTCCGGGATCCCGGCGGCTTCAGGGCGCCGGGTCATGCCACGCTGGACCTGAGCACCTACTGGCGGCCGGGCAAGCACATGACGCTGCGTGCCGATGTGTTCAATCTGTTCGACCGCAAGTACTGGCACGCCAGCGACATCAGGGGGCGCAAGCCCGGTGACCGTGCGCTGGATCGCCATACCCGGCCCGGTCGCAATTTCAGTGCAAGTTTCGAACTTGCCATATAGAATGTAAATCATTCTCATTTATAAATTGAAAGTGCAGCTTGCGCGCTGACGGCTCCCCCCTCTGCCGTCGGCGCGGTTTTTTCACCAGCAACGGAATCGCTCACCATGGAATGCGCACCTTCTGCCTTGTGGGATGCCTACCGCACTCTGAAATCCGGCACGCCGATGCTGCGCGCCCGCGACGCCGCCAGAGCACTGGCCGTTACCGAGTGCGAGCTGGCCGCCGCCGACCCGTCCAGCACCTGGCTGCGTCCGGACTGGAACGCCTTGCTGACCTCGCTGGCACCGCTCGGCACCGTCATGGCCCTGGTCCGCAACGAGGCCTGCGTCCATGAACTGACCGGCAATTATGCGAATGTGACCCTCGCCGGCCAGACCGGGCTGGCGCTGCGCCCCAACCTGGACCTGCGACTGTTCCTGAACCACTGGTGCCACGCGTTCGCTACCCGGACCGACACCCCGCGTGGTCCGGTGCGCAATCTGCAGTTCTTCGACCGCCACGGCGAAGCGGTCCAGAAGGTCTATCTGCGCGCGGACAGCCATGCCGACGCCTTCGACGCCCTGGTCGAACGCTTCCGCGTCCCGCCGACGCTGCTCTGCATCGACCTGCCGCCCGCAGCCCCCGCGCCGTCCACTGGCATTGATGTCGACGCATTCCGTACCGAATGGCTGTCGCTGCGCGACATTCACCAGTTTCATCCGTTCCTGCGCCGCTGGGGACTGCCGCGCCAGCAGGCATTCGAACTGGCGCCGCCGGGCCACGCATGCCGCGTCGATGCCGGCGCGGCCGAGCGTCTGCTGAATGGCGCGGCGGCTGACGGGGTGCCGATCATGGTCTTCGTCGGCAATCGCGGCGCGATCCAGATCCATACCGGCCAGGTGCATCGCATCAAGCGGCTTGGCGAATGGCTGAACGTGTTCGACCCGGGCTTCAACCTGCATCTGCGCACCGACCTGATTGCCGACGCCTGGGTGGTGCGCAAGCCGGGAGACTGCGGTCCGCTCGGCTCGCTGGAACTGCTGGACGCAAACGGCGACAGCATCGTGACCTTCTTTGGCGAACGGCAGCCGGGCCACCCGGAGCGACCGGAATGGACCGCCCTGCTCGCGTCACTGCTCCCGGAGGACCGTGCATGCGCCGGCTGATCTGCGCCCTGTCGCTGCTGCTCGTCATCGCGCCGGTCGCTGGCGCCGGGCGAGTGGTCGTGCTGACGCCGGACGTTGCCGACATCGTCGTCGCCATCGGCGCGGCGCGCGACGTGGTCGGCCGGGACAGGAGCACCACCCTGCCGGCGCTGCAGGCGGCACAGGAGATCGGCTTCTTCCGCAACCTGAATGCCGAGACCATCGCCCGCCTCAAGCCGACACTGGTCATCGGCAGTGCCACGGCACATCCGGTCAGCATCTGGCGCCAGCTGGACGGGCTGCAGATCCGCGCGGCCGAAGTGTCGTCACGGGAGGACGGCCGCGACTTCGCGACGGCCATCCGCCGCGTCGGCCAGTTGCTGGGCCGGGTCGACCAGGCCGACCGGCTGGCACGCGACTGGCAGGCCGGCATGCGCGAACGCCCCGCCACCGGCATCCGTTACGCGATCAGCTACGACGGCAGGCTGGTCGCCGGCAGGCATACCGCCGCCGATACGCTGATCCGCGCCGCAGGCGGCATCAATGCCGCGGCCGGGCTGTCCGGCACCAAAGTGCTGTCACGCGACGCCTGGCAATCACTGAAACCCGACGTCATCATCCTCTGCACGCATACGGCCGCCGTCCACGGCGGCGTCGACGCCTTCCGCCAGCGCCCGGAAATCGCCGCGACACCGGCCGGCCGCGACGGCCGCATCCATCTGCTGCCGGCCAGCGACGCGATGATGATCTCGATCCGCAGCCCCGACGTGGTGCAGCGGCTGCGCGGGCTGTAACCGGCATGGCCGTCACGTCGTTGCTCCCTGCCCGCCATCCCGAACGTCTGGCCTGGTCGCTGCTGCTGGCAGCCAGCCTGCTGCTGCCGCTGCTCGGTGCCAGCCTCGGCGGCGGCGAGTTCCGCTGGCCGGACCTGACCGACCCCATTTTCACCACCCTGCGCCTGCCGCGCATCGCGGCGGCGCTGCTGGTCGGCGCGTCGCTGGCTGCCAGCGGCGCCGCCCTGCAGGCGCTGTTCCGCAATCCGCTGGCCGACCCGGGCCTGATCGGCACCTCTTCCGGTGCCGCGCTGGCCGTGGTGATCGTGCTCGCCACCGGCATTGCCGGCAGCACGCTGCCGTTCGCCGCCTTTGCCGGCGGACTGGCGGCCACCTGGCTGATCGTGGCCCTGGCCCGGTTCAGCGGCGGCGGCATGGCCGGCCTGCTGCTGATGGGACTGGTGATCTCGGCCTTCTGCGGCGCGGTAACCAGTCTGGCGCTGTTCCTGTCCGATGACCTGACGCTGCGCGGTGCATCCACCTGGCTGGCCGGCAGCCTGTCGTCGGCCTCACCGTCGCTGCTGCTGACCTGTTCGCTGGTATCCGGACTCGGCCTGCTGCTGCTGTTTGGCATCGGCCGCGATCTCGACTGCCTGCTGCTTGGCGAGGATGCCGCGGCGTCACTTGGTGTCGACGTGGTCCGTACCCGCCGGCTGGCGGCAATCGGCGCGGCACTGGCCACCGGTGGTGCCGTCGCCCTGTCCGGCATCATCGGCTTTGTCGGCATGATGGTGCCGAATGCGCTGGCCAT
Coding sequences within it:
- a CDS encoding heme/hemin ABC transporter substrate-binding protein, yielding MRRLICALSLLLVIAPVAGAGRVVVLTPDVADIVVAIGAARDVVGRDRSTTLPALQAAQEIGFFRNLNAETIARLKPTLVIGSATAHPVSIWRQLDGLQIRAAEVSSREDGRDFATAIRRVGQLLGRVDQADRLARDWQAGMRERPATGIRYAISYDGRLVAGRHTAADTLIRAAGGINAAAGLSGTKVLSRDAWQSLKPDVIILCTHTAAVHGGVDAFRQRPEIAATPAGRDGRIHLLPASDAMMISIRSPDVVQRLRGL
- a CDS encoding hemin-degrading factor; translation: MECAPSALWDAYRTLKSGTPMLRARDAARALAVTECELAAADPSSTWLRPDWNALLTSLAPLGTVMALVRNEACVHELTGNYANVTLAGQTGLALRPNLDLRLFLNHWCHAFATRTDTPRGPVRNLQFFDRHGEAVQKVYLRADSHADAFDALVERFRVPPTLLCIDLPPAAPAPSTGIDVDAFRTEWLSLRDIHQFHPFLRRWGLPRQQAFELAPPGHACRVDAGAAERLLNGAAADGVPIMVFVGNRGAIQIHTGQVHRIKRLGEWLNVFDPGFNLHLRTDLIADAWVVRKPGDCGPLGSLELLDANGDSIVTFFGERQPGHPERPEWTALLASLLPEDRACAG
- a CDS encoding FecCD family ABC transporter permease, producing the protein MAVTSLLPARHPERLAWSLLLAASLLLPLLGASLGGGEFRWPDLTDPIFTTLRLPRIAAALLVGASLAASGAALQALFRNPLADPGLIGTSSGAALAVVIVLATGIAGSTLPFAAFAGGLAATWLIVALARFSGGGMAGLLLMGLVISAFCGAVTSLALFLSDDLTLRGASTWLAGSLSSASPSLLLTCSLVSGLGLLLLFGIGRDLDCLLLGEDAAASLGVDVVRTRRLAAIGAALATGGAVALSGIIGFVGMMVPNALAILVGGSRRRLIVLSAWVGALFLLGADTLARSLVWPIDLPVGIVAAFAGPPFFLWFYRRQTRSLLHG